A DNA window from Candidatus Roseilinea sp. contains the following coding sequences:
- a CDS encoding 3-oxoacyl-[acyl-carrier-protein] synthase 2, with protein MARPKRFSGLRRGLSRFTSASKRMLRRGRDAAEQPRPTLHIHVSNGNKRRRVVITGIGAITVLGLNLMDTWNNLVEGRSGIGPITQFDPSNLPVRIAGEVKGFDPLKYIDAKEVRRMARCSHFAVAAAQEALEQSGLRIGRDVKADRVGVVMGTALGGYEMSEAGSREYYQYGYKRTNPFALPAALPNAPGHHISTRFGLKGPLSTVVAACASGTQAIGDGAEMIRLGKADAVLAGGVEAVVIPTAIAAFSKMRVLSTMNDHPELAQRPFDITRDGFAYSEGCVVMMLEDYERAKARGATIYAEVLGLGVSSDAYHIAIPDPSASGAIRAMMWALQDAGLAPHHVDYINAHGSATQANDALETAAIKRVFGERAYDIPVTSTKSMVGHAMGAAGAIEALSTVMTIKTGIIPPTINLHHPDPACDLDYVPHKARLKEVNFAISNSFGLGGQNATIAFGKV; from the coding sequence ATGGCACGACCCAAACGATTCTCCGGCCTGCGGCGCGGTCTCAGCCGCTTCACCAGCGCCAGTAAACGCATGCTAAGGCGCGGACGAGACGCCGCCGAACAACCGCGCCCCACGTTGCATATTCACGTGTCGAACGGCAACAAGCGGCGGCGCGTGGTCATCACCGGCATCGGCGCAATCACCGTGCTGGGCCTGAACTTGATGGACACCTGGAACAACCTGGTGGAAGGGCGCAGCGGCATCGGGCCGATCACCCAATTCGACCCGAGCAATCTGCCGGTGCGCATCGCCGGCGAGGTGAAAGGCTTCGACCCGCTCAAGTACATTGACGCCAAGGAGGTCCGGCGCATGGCGCGCTGCTCGCACTTCGCCGTGGCCGCCGCCCAGGAAGCGCTCGAGCAATCCGGGCTGCGCATCGGCAGGGACGTGAAGGCCGACCGCGTAGGCGTCGTGATGGGAACCGCTCTGGGCGGTTATGAGATGTCGGAGGCAGGTTCGCGGGAGTACTACCAATACGGTTACAAGCGCACAAATCCGTTTGCCCTGCCCGCCGCCCTGCCCAACGCGCCCGGTCACCACATCAGCACGCGGTTCGGGTTGAAAGGGCCGCTGAGCACGGTGGTGGCTGCATGCGCTTCCGGCACGCAGGCCATCGGCGACGGCGCCGAGATGATTCGCTTGGGCAAAGCCGATGCCGTGCTCGCCGGCGGCGTAGAGGCCGTGGTGATCCCCACCGCAATCGCGGCGTTCTCTAAGATGCGCGTGCTCAGCACGATGAACGATCATCCGGAACTGGCCCAGCGCCCGTTCGACATCACGCGCGATGGCTTCGCCTACAGCGAGGGTTGTGTGGTGATGATGTTGGAGGACTATGAGCGCGCCAAGGCGCGCGGCGCGACGATCTACGCCGAAGTGCTGGGCCTGGGCGTGTCGTCGGATGCCTACCATATCGCTATCCCCGACCCCTCAGCCAGCGGGGCGATTCGCGCCATGATGTGGGCCTTGCAGGACGCCGGTCTCGCGCCGCACCATGTGGATTACATCAACGCCCACGGCTCGGCCACGCAAGCCAACGACGCGCTCGAGACGGCCGCCATCAAGCGGGTCTTCGGCGAGCGCGCCTACGACATCCCGGTCACCAGCACCAAGTCCATGGTCGGCCACGCCATGGGCGCAGCCGGTGCGATCGAAGCGCTCAGCACTGTGATGACCATCAAGACCGGCATCATCCCGCCGACCATCAACCTGCATCATCCCGATCCGGCCTGCGACCTGGACTATGTGCCGCACAAGGCGCGCCTCAAGGAGGTCAACTTCGCCATCTCTAACTCGTTCGGCCTGGGCGGACAGAACGCAACGATTGCTTTCGGGAAGGTATAA
- a CDS encoding RNA 2',3'-cyclic phosphodiesterase — MRATGQATLRAFLALDFDEETLQALDAYLRRLHAMPWAGEIRWVSPNNLHLTLRFLGNVTPTQAERYAEAFGAGRTQIADLAALTLSMTPPRFFPTSSRPRAIACLVEDHPTLSELAKLAETCAVQIGLSREVRPFKGHITLGRMRDALPHNAALPRDEAVMVIRPTAITLYQSRLDPRGAIYTALRSFSLASHL; from the coding sequence ATGCGAGCCACCGGCCAAGCCACCCTGCGCGCCTTCCTCGCGCTGGATTTCGACGAGGAGACGTTGCAGGCGCTTGATGCTTATCTGCGTCGCCTGCATGCGATGCCATGGGCGGGCGAGATACGCTGGGTCAGCCCCAACAACCTGCACCTGACGCTACGCTTTCTGGGCAACGTGACGCCGACCCAGGCCGAGCGCTATGCCGAAGCGTTCGGCGCAGGGCGGACGCAAATCGCGGACCTTGCCGCGCTGACCCTGTCCATGACGCCGCCGCGCTTCTTCCCAACGTCATCGCGACCGCGCGCAATCGCCTGCCTGGTTGAAGACCATCCGACGCTGTCCGAGCTGGCGAAGCTGGCCGAGACGTGTGCGGTACAGATCGGCCTTAGCCGCGAAGTGCGCCCCTTCAAAGGCCACATCACGCTCGGCCGAATGCGCGATGCGCTTCCGCACAATGCCGCATTGCCGCGCGATGAAGCGGTCATGGTCATTCGACCAACAGCGATCACCCTCTATCAAAGCCGGCTCGACCCGCGCGGAGCGATCTATACCGCGCTGCGCTCCTTCTCTCTCGCTTCTCATCTTTGA
- a CDS encoding glycosyl transferase — MLAVVIVSWNVRDLLRACLASLIADLDAAGAPHHILVVDSASTDGTPAMVRAEFPSVELIACEQNIGYVKGNNIVLARLESQFAWLLNPDTVVHPGATKALMDFMRAHPRCGLCGPRLLNPDGSLQHGAFALPGLVQLALETQPVLWRFRNTWLDGRYNTAQYEGTPFRIGHPLGAAMFARVEAIRQVGLLDEGFEMYAEEVDWAMRMRKAGWEIWCVPQAVVTHYGGASSSQAGERAERLKWRSRQRYYRKHYAPLKRWLAMRLVPVQYRQASDDATD; from the coding sequence ATGCTGGCCGTCGTCATCGTCTCGTGGAACGTGCGCGACTTGTTGCGCGCGTGCCTCGCCTCGCTGATTGCGGATCTCGACGCTGCCGGCGCTCCGCACCACATCCTCGTCGTGGATAGCGCCTCAACCGACGGCACGCCGGCGATGGTGCGCGCCGAGTTCCCATCGGTTGAACTGATTGCCTGCGAACAGAACATCGGCTACGTCAAGGGCAACAACATCGTGCTAGCGAGATTAGAGTCCCAATTCGCCTGGCTCTTAAACCCCGACACGGTTGTGCATCCCGGCGCGACGAAGGCGCTGATGGACTTCATGCGGGCGCATCCGCGCTGTGGGTTGTGTGGGCCGAGGCTGCTCAACCCGGACGGCAGCCTGCAACATGGCGCATTCGCATTGCCGGGTTTGGTGCAGCTCGCGCTCGAAACGCAGCCGGTCTTGTGGCGGTTCCGCAACACCTGGCTGGACGGTCGCTACAACACGGCGCAGTATGAAGGGACCCCCTTCCGGATCGGTCACCCGCTTGGCGCGGCGATGTTCGCGCGCGTCGAAGCCATCCGGCAGGTGGGCCTGCTCGATGAGGGCTTCGAGATGTATGCCGAGGAGGTGGACTGGGCGATGCGCATGCGCAAAGCTGGCTGGGAGATCTGGTGCGTGCCGCAGGCGGTAGTTACGCACTACGGCGGAGCGAGCAGCAGCCAGGCCGGCGAACGCGCCGAGCGGCTTAAGTGGCGCAGCCGGCAGCGCTACTATCGCAAGCACTACGCGCCGCTCAAGCGTTGGCTGGCGATGCGATTGGTGCCGGTGCAATATCGCCAAGCCAGCGATGACGCGACGGATTGA
- a CDS encoding membrane protein, whose amino-acid sequence MVDEPSVARQTSRAHGMSGKPLIVAGILLGIVAIAGVFAIALNLVSQQGARPKPGAPAPDFTLALYPGYRAGLPEQIRLSDLRGQVVVMNFWASWCVECYKEADALEAVYRKYKDRGVIFLGIDYLDTEAPALAYLKQHDVTYPNGLDVQQRIARAYRITGVPETFFIDRNGVVREVIIAPLTEAQLIAKVEALLAE is encoded by the coding sequence ATGGTTGACGAGCCTTCAGTCGCCCGCCAGACATCGCGCGCGCACGGGATGAGCGGCAAACCGTTGATCGTCGCGGGCATCCTGCTGGGCATCGTGGCGATTGCCGGGGTGTTTGCAATCGCCCTGAACCTGGTGTCCCAGCAAGGCGCGCGCCCCAAGCCCGGCGCGCCGGCGCCCGACTTCACCCTGGCGCTTTACCCTGGTTACCGCGCCGGCCTGCCGGAGCAAATCCGACTGAGCGACCTGCGCGGCCAGGTGGTGGTGATGAATTTTTGGGCCTCGTGGTGTGTGGAGTGCTACAAAGAAGCCGACGCCCTGGAAGCGGTCTATCGCAAATATAAGGATCGCGGCGTCATCTTCCTCGGCATAGATTACCTGGACACCGAGGCGCCGGCGCTGGCGTATCTGAAACAGCACGACGTCACCTACCCCAACGGCCTGGATGTGCAGCAGCGCATCGCCCGCGCCTATCGCATCACCGGCGTCCCAGAGACATTCTTCATAGACCGAAACGGCGTCGTGCGCGAAGTCATCATCGCACCACTGACCGAAGCACAGCTTATCGCTAAGGTCGAGGCGTTGCTGGCCGAGTAG
- a CDS encoding MFS transporter: MQLTAVNWDIFALLRGRTITWEVSGASVTLAADALGLGALGLVRVLPIIAFALIGGALADARDRRGLMLWASVASLSFAAALAALALCGNTAVWPIYLATAGIAAATAFGNPARQALLPNIVPREHFTNAVSLNTLGMQIASIVGPAVAGALIGATNVGVIYALNALSFLCVIVALLMMRYRDGARHARSSAVSLGAIGEGLRFVFRSPMIASTMLLDFFATFFSSARTMLPIIAAEILRTDAAGYGLLSTASALGSVIAGLVTSLRREIQRQGAVLIGSVLVFGAATALFGMATNFVLSYFCFALTGAADTVSTVVRNIIRQMHTPDALRGRMVGVNMIFFIGGPQLGELEAGLVAAAFGVPFSVVSGGIITVLLTLWVAARFPMLRGYRAVAQPAGA; the protein is encoded by the coding sequence ATGCAACTGACGGCGGTCAACTGGGACATCTTCGCCTTGTTGCGTGGCCGAACGATCACCTGGGAGGTATCCGGCGCGTCGGTCACGCTGGCCGCCGATGCGCTTGGCCTGGGCGCGCTCGGCCTGGTGCGTGTGTTGCCGATCATTGCGTTTGCGTTGATCGGTGGTGCGCTGGCCGATGCGCGCGACCGACGGGGGTTGATGCTATGGGCGTCGGTCGCTTCACTATCGTTTGCTGCTGCGCTGGCTGCGCTGGCCCTGTGCGGCAACACGGCGGTGTGGCCGATCTACCTTGCTACAGCCGGCATCGCAGCGGCGACGGCGTTTGGCAACCCCGCGCGCCAGGCGCTCCTGCCGAACATCGTCCCGCGTGAACACTTCACCAACGCCGTGAGCCTAAACACGCTGGGCATGCAAATCGCCAGCATCGTCGGCCCGGCCGTCGCCGGTGCGCTGATCGGCGCGACGAACGTGGGCGTGATCTACGCGCTGAACGCCCTCTCATTCCTGTGCGTCATCGTTGCGCTGCTGATGATGCGGTATCGCGACGGTGCGCGCCACGCGCGTAGCAGCGCCGTCAGCCTGGGCGCCATTGGCGAGGGGCTGCGCTTTGTGTTCCGCTCACCGATGATCGCCAGCACCATGCTGCTGGATTTCTTTGCCACGTTCTTCTCGTCGGCGCGCACCATGCTGCCGATCATCGCCGCAGAGATCTTGCGCACCGATGCTGCGGGGTATGGTTTGCTCTCCACCGCCTCGGCGCTGGGATCGGTGATTGCCGGCTTGGTCACCTCGCTGCGCCGGGAAATCCAACGCCAGGGCGCCGTGCTGATCGGCAGCGTGCTGGTCTTCGGCGCAGCGACCGCGCTCTTCGGCATGGCGACGAACTTCGTGCTGTCCTATTTCTGCTTCGCCCTGACCGGCGCAGCGGATACCGTCTCAACGGTTGTTCGCAATATCATCCGCCAGATGCACACGCCCGATGCGCTGCGCGGCCGCATGGTGGGCGTGAACATGATCTTCTTCATCGGCGGGCCGCAGCTCGGCGAGTTGGAAGCCGGCCTGGTTGCGGCAGCGTTCGGCGTGCCCTTCAGCGTGGTGAGCGGCGGCATCATCACTGTGCTGCTCACGCTGTGGGTGGCGGCGCGGTTTCCAATGCTGCGCGGCTATCGGGCCGTTGCACAACCGGCTGGGGCCTGA
- a CDS encoding ATP-dependent protease — MEAKVRALPLFPLNVVLFPGQTLPLHIFEPRYRVMIRRCIENDEPFGVVLARDEEPDEPHDVGTSARVTDAERLSDGRMNIVTLGEERFRLHDFRASEHGYLIGDVTPFPFIEDAAPADPLVHTVSQRLARYLKRLGEASGLHFRFDHFPTQPVDVAVFTAIALRLPLEQKQFLLAQARVTDLLAVESEILREELKMLSIIAAAIRPPEDRHIFSRN, encoded by the coding sequence ATGGAGGCAAAGGTCCGCGCGCTGCCGCTGTTTCCCTTGAACGTCGTGCTGTTCCCCGGCCAAACGTTGCCGCTGCACATCTTCGAGCCTCGCTACCGGGTTATGATCCGGCGCTGCATCGAGAACGATGAGCCGTTTGGCGTCGTGTTGGCGCGCGACGAAGAGCCAGACGAACCCCATGACGTCGGCACATCGGCGCGCGTGACCGATGCAGAGCGCTTATCGGACGGCCGGATGAACATCGTGACGCTGGGCGAAGAACGGTTTCGGCTGCATGACTTCCGCGCTAGCGAACATGGCTATCTGATCGGCGACGTCACGCCGTTCCCATTCATCGAGGATGCAGCGCCTGCCGATCCGCTCGTGCACACAGTCTCACAGCGCCTGGCGCGCTATCTCAAACGGCTGGGCGAGGCCAGCGGCCTGCACTTCCGATTCGACCACTTCCCCACCCAGCCGGTAGATGTTGCCGTGTTTACTGCCATCGCGCTGCGCCTGCCGTTGGAGCAGAAACAATTCCTGCTCGCTCAGGCGCGCGTGACCGATTTGCTGGCCGTCGAGTCCGAGATCTTGCGCGAGGAACTGAAGATGCTCAGCATCATCGCTGCCGCCATCCGACCTCCAGAGGACCGCCATATCTTTTCGAGGAACTGA
- a CDS encoding metallophosphoesterase encodes MKLLAVSDEVVAWIHSPQLAERCQDVDIVLSCGDLPNDYLEYISTVLGKPCFYVHGNHDRKDQREPEGWINLDLQRYRLGALRLAGLEGSPRYKPDAPFQYTQSDQWLRAFWLARKMAQGLARWGRGADIVISHAPLRGIHDGSDPAHIGFEAFNWLAKAFKPRLWLHGHQHRNYAPMQARETQLGQTLIVNVHPYRVLELPDRP; translated from the coding sequence ATGAAACTGCTGGCTGTCAGCGATGAGGTCGTCGCGTGGATCCACAGCCCACAGCTTGCGGAGCGCTGCCAAGATGTGGACATTGTGCTGAGCTGCGGCGATTTGCCCAACGACTATCTGGAGTACATCTCGACGGTGCTCGGCAAGCCCTGCTTCTATGTGCATGGCAACCACGATCGCAAAGACCAGCGCGAGCCGGAGGGATGGATTAACCTCGACCTGCAGCGCTACCGGCTGGGCGCGCTGCGGCTGGCGGGCCTAGAGGGCAGCCCGCGCTACAAACCTGATGCGCCTTTCCAATACACACAGAGCGATCAGTGGCTCCGCGCGTTCTGGTTGGCGCGCAAGATGGCGCAGGGGCTGGCGCGTTGGGGACGCGGCGCGGACATCGTGATCAGCCATGCGCCGCTGCGCGGCATCCACGACGGCAGCGATCCGGCCCACATCGGCTTTGAAGCGTTCAACTGGCTGGCCAAGGCGTTCAAGCCGCGCCTGTGGCTGCACGGCCACCAACACCGCAACTATGCGCCGATGCAAGCGCGCGAAACCCAGCTCGGCCAGACGCTCATCGTGAACGTACATCCCTATCGCGTTCTCGAATTGCCGGACCGACCATGA
- the prfB gene encoding peptide chain release factor 2, which yields MPRRASPTCGSVFEIAAKERRMREIEALTSDANFWNDPVRAQALMREMATLKASVDAHEQLLQRASDAAVMIELADESRDEAAARDAESEVRMLEAALERAERALMFSGKYDHADAILTIQPGAGGVDAQDWAEMLYRMYLRWAERRGFKTSEIDYTPAEVAGIKNVTLQISGDCAYGYLRSERGVHRLVRLSPFNAGNTRETSFARVDVYPDIQDNDIHIEINPNDLEIDTYRSQGAGGQNVQKNESAVRIKHIPTGIVVTCQDQRSQMQNRERAMHILKVRLQELEERRREAELRQLRGEHVDAEFGNQIRNYVLHPYRLVKDTRTGYETSQIEEVLDGDLDAFMEAYLKSKIAG from the coding sequence ATGCCCAGGCGCGCATCGCCGACCTGCGGGAGCGTCTTTGAGATCGCCGCGAAAGAGCGACGCATGCGCGAGATTGAGGCGCTGACATCGGACGCGAACTTCTGGAACGACCCCGTCCGCGCGCAGGCGCTCATGCGCGAGATGGCGACGCTCAAGGCGAGCGTGGACGCTCACGAACAGCTCTTGCAACGCGCTTCGGACGCGGCGGTGATGATCGAGCTGGCCGATGAGAGCCGCGACGAAGCGGCAGCGCGCGACGCGGAGAGCGAAGTCCGCATGCTAGAGGCAGCGCTTGAGCGCGCCGAGCGCGCGTTGATGTTCTCCGGCAAATACGACCACGCCGACGCGATCCTCACGATTCAACCCGGCGCCGGCGGCGTGGATGCGCAGGACTGGGCGGAGATGTTGTATCGGATGTACCTGCGCTGGGCTGAACGACGCGGTTTCAAGACAAGCGAAATTGACTACACCCCCGCAGAAGTGGCCGGCATTAAGAACGTCACGTTGCAAATCTCCGGCGACTGCGCCTACGGTTACTTGCGCAGCGAACGCGGGGTGCACCGCCTGGTGCGTCTATCGCCGTTCAACGCCGGTAACACCCGCGAGACGTCGTTCGCCCGCGTGGACGTGTATCCCGACATCCAAGATAACGACATCCACATCGAGATCAACCCGAACGACCTGGAGATAGACACGTATCGCTCGCAAGGCGCCGGAGGACAAAACGTGCAGAAAAACGAGAGCGCCGTGCGCATCAAGCACATCCCAACCGGCATCGTCGTCACTTGCCAGGATCAGCGCAGCCAAATGCAAAACCGCGAGCGCGCCATGCACATTTTGAAGGTGCGGCTACAAGAGCTGGAGGAGCGCCGGCGCGAGGCCGAGTTGCGCCAGTTGCGCGGCGAGCACGTGGACGCCGAGTTCGGCAACCAGATTCGCAACTACGTGCTGCATCCCTACCGCCTCGTGAAGGACACGCGCACCGGCTACGAAACCAGTCAGATCGAAGAGGTCCTCGACGGCGACTTGGACGCCTTCATGGAAGCCTATTTGAAGTCGAAGATCGCGGGTTGA
- a CDS encoding cytochrome c biogenesis protein CcmF, producing MFADLGHLAVIFAFVACLYAAVVAPLGAQRNDDRLVQSGRIAALMTFPLVLIGCLGLWHALLTHDFGVEYVASVSSRATPVFFRITALWGSQNGSLLFWCLIMSAFVAAAMVRDWEAAGDKSLLPYVTMTMALVLGFFLFLELFLANAFVRTDFPPQDGRGLNPLLRHPGMIIHPPMLYAGYTGLLVPFAFCIASLITRRSDDLWLRSSRRWTLVGWAFLTAGLLLGGRWAHDVLGWGGYWGWDPSENKPLITWLIATPFLHSAMIQEKRGMFKNWNVFLMMLTFASMFFGTAFIRSGLLTSVHAFAASDIGPFFMGAMVVILAACAALWLTRLDVLRSENKLDSAFSREGVFLIQNVLFLSTAFTVFIGTIFPILSEAMSGTKITVGPPFFDQTVGPQLAALVALMGVAPLLAWGKSNGAAVGRQMLGPLTFAAAVMIALLLAGANQPVPLLLFGLCAYTLAQTVMEYVRGARARMHSMNESAAVALVRLAQKHQRRYGGYLVHIGVVLMAIGVIGKGFYGYDTITTPAVKLNESFTVGDYTFTYRGIRPVPCEFNDCQTIQAMLLVTSAKDGRVLGAVFPHRDHYPVQQHTATIPAISGTFNTEVYVLLAAWEDGGATASFQVYINPLINWIWVGGIVMILGFVVCFWKAPERETVASPAVARRAISAGAPAR from the coding sequence ATGTTCGCTGATTTAGGCCACCTCGCCGTCATCTTCGCCTTCGTCGCCTGTCTGTATGCTGCCGTGGTCGCCCCGTTGGGCGCACAGCGCAACGACGACCGGCTGGTGCAGAGCGGGCGCATCGCGGCGTTGATGACCTTTCCCCTGGTGCTGATCGGATGCCTAGGGCTATGGCACGCGCTGCTCACGCACGATTTCGGCGTGGAATACGTCGCCAGCGTGTCCAGCCGCGCCACGCCGGTGTTCTTCCGCATCACTGCGCTGTGGGGCTCGCAGAACGGCTCTTTGCTGTTTTGGTGTTTGATCATGTCAGCCTTCGTCGCCGCCGCCATGGTGCGCGATTGGGAAGCCGCCGGCGATAAGTCCCTGTTGCCTTACGTGACGATGACAATGGCGCTGGTGCTGGGCTTCTTCCTCTTTCTGGAGCTATTTCTGGCCAACGCCTTCGTGCGCACCGACTTCCCCCCGCAGGACGGCAGGGGGCTGAACCCGCTGCTGCGCCATCCTGGCATGATCATCCATCCGCCGATGCTCTACGCCGGCTACACCGGCCTGTTGGTGCCGTTTGCCTTCTGCATCGCCTCGTTGATCACCCGCCGCAGCGACGACCTGTGGCTACGTTCATCGCGCCGTTGGACGCTGGTGGGGTGGGCATTCCTCACCGCCGGCTTGCTGCTCGGTGGCCGCTGGGCGCACGATGTGCTCGGCTGGGGCGGGTATTGGGGCTGGGACCCCTCGGAGAACAAGCCGCTGATCACCTGGCTGATCGCTACGCCGTTCCTCCACTCGGCCATGATCCAAGAAAAGCGCGGCATGTTCAAGAACTGGAATGTGTTCTTGATGATGCTGACGTTCGCCTCGATGTTCTTCGGGACGGCCTTCATCCGCAGCGGTCTGCTGACCAGCGTGCACGCCTTCGCCGCCAGCGACATTGGGCCGTTCTTCATGGGCGCCATGGTCGTCATCCTCGCTGCCTGCGCTGCGCTGTGGCTAACGCGCCTCGACGTGTTGCGCAGCGAGAATAAGCTCGACTCGGCCTTCTCGCGCGAGGGCGTCTTCCTGATCCAAAACGTGCTCTTCCTGAGCACCGCTTTCACCGTGTTCATCGGCACAATCTTCCCGATCTTGAGCGAGGCCATGAGCGGCACGAAGATCACGGTCGGCCCGCCGTTCTTCGACCAAACCGTTGGGCCACAACTGGCTGCCCTCGTCGCCCTGATGGGCGTGGCGCCGCTGTTGGCGTGGGGCAAGTCCAACGGCGCTGCCGTAGGCCGGCAGATGCTCGGGCCGCTGACCTTCGCCGCCGCGGTCATGATCGCGTTGCTCCTCGCAGGCGCGAATCAGCCTGTGCCTTTATTGCTCTTCGGCCTGTGCGCCTATACCCTGGCGCAGACGGTGATGGAGTATGTGCGCGGCGCGCGGGCGCGCATGCATAGCATGAACGAGTCCGCGGCAGTTGCGCTCGTTCGACTGGCGCAGAAACACCAGCGGCGCTATGGCGGATACCTCGTGCACATCGGCGTGGTGCTGATGGCCATCGGCGTCATCGGCAAGGGGTTCTACGGCTACGACACCATCACCACGCCGGCCGTGAAGCTCAACGAGAGCTTCACGGTGGGCGACTACACGTTCACCTATCGCGGCATCCGCCCTGTGCCGTGCGAATTCAACGATTGTCAGACGATCCAGGCGATGTTGCTGGTCACGTCGGCCAAAGACGGCCGCGTCCTGGGCGCGGTCTTCCCTCACCGCGATCATTACCCGGTGCAGCAACACACCGCCACGATTCCCGCCATCAGCGGCACATTCAACACCGAAGTCTATGTGCTGCTGGCGGCGTGGGAAGACGGCGGCGCAACGGCTTCGTTCCAGGTATACATCAACCCGCTCATCAATTGGATCTGGGTCGGCGGGATCGTCATGATCCTTGGGTTCGTGGTGTGCTTCTGGAAGGCGCCCGAGCGCGAGACAGTGGCATCGCCGGCTGTGGCGCGGCGCGCAATCAGTGCGGGCGCGCCAGCGAGGTAA
- a CDS encoding pyrimidine 5'-nucleotidase, whose protein sequence is MYELILFDLDETLYPRSAKLMDVITERINQYIAQQFNVPIEQAIELRRRFRSVYGTALRGMMEEGYPVNIDEYFAYVHDIELDGVLTADPQLREMLLRIPLRRAVLTNSNIEHALRILRHMGVEDCFERVIDIRALSFRNKPDPLSYQIALEMLCVKPNEVIFVEDTPVNARAARAIGMTTILIECPPSDAADYFLDSVLDVGPLVTRLLNAKSKSSEGIRP, encoded by the coding sequence ATGTATGAGCTCATTCTCTTCGATCTAGACGAGACGTTGTATCCGCGCTCGGCAAAGCTGATGGATGTCATCACCGAGCGCATCAACCAGTACATCGCCCAGCAGTTCAATGTGCCGATCGAGCAAGCGATTGAGTTGCGCCGGCGCTTTCGCAGCGTCTACGGCACAGCCCTGCGTGGCATGATGGAGGAGGGCTACCCGGTCAACATAGACGAGTACTTCGCGTATGTGCACGACATCGAGCTGGATGGCGTGCTGACCGCCGATCCGCAACTGCGCGAGATGTTGCTGCGCATCCCGCTCCGGCGCGCCGTGCTCACCAACTCCAACATCGAACACGCCCTGCGTATCTTGCGACACATGGGCGTCGAAGATTGCTTCGAGCGGGTGATAGACATCCGCGCCCTGAGCTTTCGCAACAAGCCTGACCCGCTGTCCTATCAGATCGCGCTAGAGATGTTGTGCGTGAAGCCGAACGAGGTGATCTTCGTCGAGGATACGCCGGTCAACGCGCGGGCCGCGCGTGCGATCGGCATGACGACGATCTTGATCGAATGTCCGCCGAGCGATGCCGCCGACTACTTCCTGGATAGCGTCCTGGATGTCGGGCCGCTGGTGACCCGTTTGTTGAACGCGAAGAGTAAATCATCCGAAGGGATTCGCCCATGA
- a CDS encoding phosphate acyltransferase yields MKIVLDAMGGDFGPGPNVEAAVSAAREFGWEIVLVGRQEMIRPLLVQHNTANLHLPIVHASEVIEMGEHPAQAVKTKKNSSMVVGMQMVRNGDADAFVTMGNTGGALAAALFHLGRIQGILRPALSAVFPTAKGWKLLLDVGANADCKPEYLAQFGLMGSLYAERVMGIRNPRVALMSNGEEETKGSALVQEAHLLLKKGPIHFIGNAEGRDLPAGNADVFVTDGFTGNVIIKLSEGMGDFIKGMLREEIMRTPKSKLGGLLIKDAIARISARTNYEEIGGAPLLGVDGVVIIGHGRSKARAIRSALMRAAEAVERGVVDAIERGLEALPRTTHAGAQTPAR; encoded by the coding sequence ATGAAGATCGTGTTAGATGCGATGGGCGGCGACTTCGGCCCTGGGCCGAACGTCGAAGCGGCCGTGAGCGCCGCGCGCGAGTTCGGCTGGGAGATAGTGCTGGTCGGTCGCCAGGAGATGATTCGCCCGCTGCTCGTGCAGCACAACACCGCCAACCTCCACCTGCCGATCGTGCACGCCAGCGAAGTAATCGAGATGGGCGAACATCCGGCGCAGGCGGTGAAGACGAAGAAGAACAGCTCCATGGTCGTGGGCATGCAAATGGTGCGCAACGGCGACGCCGACGCCTTCGTCACCATGGGCAACACCGGCGGCGCGTTGGCCGCGGCGCTCTTCCACCTGGGGCGCATCCAGGGCATCCTGCGTCCGGCGCTCTCCGCCGTCTTCCCCACCGCAAAAGGCTGGAAGCTGTTGCTCGACGTCGGCGCAAACGCCGACTGCAAGCCGGAGTATCTGGCGCAATTCGGCCTGATGGGCAGCCTCTACGCCGAGCGCGTGATGGGCATACGCAACCCGCGCGTGGCGCTCATGTCCAACGGCGAAGAGGAGACCAAAGGCAGCGCGCTGGTGCAAGAAGCCCACCTGCTCCTCAAGAAGGGGCCGATCCACTTCATCGGCAACGCCGAGGGTCGCGACCTGCCGGCCGGCAACGCCGATGTCTTCGTAACAGATGGCTTCACGGGCAACGTCATCATCAAATTGTCCGAGGGCATGGGCGACTTCATCAAGGGCATGCTGCGCGAAGAGATTATGCGCACGCCCAAGAGCAAACTGGGCGGCCTGCTGATCAAAGACGCCATCGCGCGCATCAGCGCCCGCACCAACTACGAGGAAATCGGCGGTGCGCCACTCCTGGGCGTGGATGGTGTTGTAATTATTGGTCATGGCCGCAGCAAAGCGCGGGCAATTCGCTCGGCGCTCATGCGTGCTGCCGAGGCCGTCGAGCGCGGCGTTGTGGACGCCATCGAGAGGGGGCTGGAAGCGCTGCCGAGGACGACCCACGCCGGTGCGCAGACGCCAGCCCGCTGA